The Candidatus Paceibacterota bacterium region GAACACGACCGCGCTCTGGGCAGCGGCGCCAGCAGCAGAGAACGCAGGCCTGAAGATATCGGCATCGCTCTCTATAAAAAGCGGTTCGACGAGGTCGAGCTCCTGGGCGTGCTTGCGGAATAGCTCATAGGGCTGATTGCCGGTTTTCATACTGCAAATCTAGCATATCCCTGCTTTTATGCTTTTTCTTGCCCAAACTCTCTATTTATAGTAATCTCACGAGGCGTCCCAGATTTAAGTATCTGGCGCTATTTAACAGGGAAGAGGCGAGTAACGGCGCCGGACACTGAACAACCTCGTCCGGAACCGCGAAGTCACCGCATCTTCCGTAACAAAACCAACGAATGCCAACCATTCACCAGCTGGTGAAGCGAAACCGACGTTCCCTCAAAAGGAAGTCGAAGTCCGTCGCCCTCACCAAGAGCTTCAACGTGCTCAAGAACAAGCCTCGTTATTTCTATTCGCCGTTCAAGCGCGGCGTGTGCATCAAAGTGACGACCAAGACCCCGAAGAAGCCTAACTCGGCAATCCGAAAGATCGCCCGCGTTCGACTCTCTAACGGTATGGAAGTCACCGCATACGTCCCAGGCATGGGCCACAACCTCCAGGAGCACTCTGTGGTGCTTCTCAAGGGCGGTCGCGTCAAAGACGTCGGTCTTCGATACTCCGTCGTCCGCGGCGTCCTCGACTCCGCAGGCGTGGAGACTCGTCGCAAAGGTCGCAGCCAGTATGGCACCAAGAGGCCAAAGGCGGCTAAATAAGCTTTATATTCCTTAAACCAACAATCCCATGCGACGCAAGATCAATATAAAGCGCGACCTCGCTCCAGACGTAAAATACCAGTCTGAAAAGGTCTCGAAGCTTATGAACTACATCATGTACGACGGCAAGAAGAACCAGGCCCGCACGAACGTGTACAAATGCTTCGAAATCATCAAAGAGAAGACCAAGTCTGAGAATCCTCTCGACGTCTTCGAGGCGGCTCTCAAGAATACCGCTCCTAACGTAGAAGTACGCTCCCGACGCGTCGGCGGCGCCAACTATCAGGTCCCTGTCGAAGTCAGGCCGAAGCGCAAGGACGCTCTCTCTATCAAGTGGATCATAGACGCCGCTCGTTCGAAGAAGGGCGCGCCTATCTCCGCGAAGCTCGCTGACGAGATCATCGCCGCATCGAAGAACGAAGGCGAGGCGGTCAAGAAGCGTGAGAACACCCATAAGATGGCCGAAGCCAACAAGGCGTTCGCTCATTTCGCTTGGTAATTATCTAGTTCTTTTGTTCAATTAATTAATCTATGAATCGAGACTACCCATTGGATAAGGTCCGGAACTTCGGCGTCATCGCCCACATCGATGCGGGTAAGACCACGACTTCGGAGCGAATCCTTTACTACACCGGCATGATCCACAAGATCGGCGAGGTGCACGAGGGCGAGACGACCACTGACTGGATGGAACAGGAGAGGGAGCGCGGCATCACTATTACGGCTGCCGCTATCACCTGTTTCTGGAATCCGACGTACATGCCGAAGGGCGACAACAGCATGAAGCACCGCTTCAACGTCATCGACACTCCGGGACACATCGACTTCACCGTAGAGGTCAAGCGATCCCTCCGCGTGCTCGACGGCGCGGTCGTCGTATTCGACGGCGTGGCAGGCGTAGAGCCGCAGTCTGAGACTAACTGGCGCTATGCGGACGAGTCGAACGTCCCCCGCATCTGTTTCATCAACAAGCTCGACCGCATGGGCGCTTCGTTCGAAAAGTCGTTCGCATCGATCCTCGAACGCCTTAATAAGAACGGCGTGCGCATCCAGATCCCTGTCGGCGCGGAAGAGAACTTCAAGGGCGTCATAGACCTCGTTAAAATGAAGTTCTATACCTTCGAAGGCGAAATGGGCATCAACGTCATCGAACAAGAAATCCCTGCGGACATGCAGGCAGAGGCAGACAAATACCGGGCTATCCTCATCGAAAAGATCGCGGAAACCGACGACAGCCTCATGAACGCGTACCTCGAAGGAAAGCAGTTCGACATCTCGACCATCAAGGCCGGCCTCCGCAAGGCGACCCTCGCATGCAAGCTCTTCCCGGTCATGACCGGTACGGCTCTCAAGAACAAGGGCGTCCAGCTCGTTCTCGACGCCGTCGTGGACTATCTCCCGTCGCCGCTCGACATTCCTGCGGTTAAGGGCCATCACCCTGATACGGGCGAGGAGATCCTCCGTCACGCAGACGACAAGGAGCCTTTCGCGGCGCTCGCATTTAAGCTCCAGAACGATCCGTTCGTCGGCGCGCTCACGTTCTTCCGCGTGTACTCCGGTACCGTAGAAGCTGGTTCGTACATATATAACTCGACCACGGGCAAAAAAGAGCGCCTCTCGCGCATCGTGCGCCTTCAGGCGAACAAGCGCGAAGAAGTGACGAAAGTCTATGCAGGCGAGATCGCTGCAGCCGTAGGCTTAAAGGACGCTCTCACGTCTCATACGCTCTGCGACGAGAACAATCCGATCGTCCTCGAAGCCATCAAGTTCATGGAACCGGTCATCTCGCTTCGCATCGAGCCTGCTACTAAGGCCGACCAGGAGAAGATGGGCACGGCGCTCCGCAAGCTCGCGAACGAAGACCCTACGTTCCGCATCACGTCCAACGCTGAAACGGGCGAGACCCTCATCGCAGGCATGGGCGAGCTCCATCTCGAGATCATGGTAGACCGCATGAAGCGCGAATTCGGCGTCAATGCGAACGTCGGCAAGCCGCAGGTGGCATATCGCGAAACGATCCTCGGGACCGCGGAAGCAGAGCACAAGTACATCAAGCAATCGGGCGGTAAGGGTCAGTACGGCCACGTAAAGATCACTCTCAAGCCTCTCCCTGCATTGATAGAAGGCGAGAAGATCCCGAAGAACGTCTCCCGATACGATGACTTCGAATTCATCGACTCGATCAAGGGCGGCGTCATCCCGGGCGAATTCATCCCTGCGGTAGAGAAAGGTGTTCACGAAGCTATGGATCGCGGTATCGTCGCGGGCTACAAGATGGTGAACGTATCGTGCGAATTGACCTACGGTTCGTACCACGACGTGGACTCTTCGGAAATCGCATATAAGATCGCCGCCTCGATGGCATTCCAGGAAGGCGCCAAGCGTGCGAAGCCCGTCATCCTCGAGCCGATCATGAAGCTCGAAGTCGTAGCCCCGGAGAAATTCATGGGCGACGTCACCGGCTCCATCATGGCGAAGCGCGGCATGATCGAAGGCACGAACCCGAAGGGCCAGGCCGTTTCGATCATCGCAAAGGTCCCGTTGGCCGAGATGTTCGGCTATACGACCGCTCTCCGCTCGATGACCTCGGGCCAGGGAAGCGCGCAGATGGAATTCGACCACTACGAGGTCGTTCCTCCGAACGTCGAGAAGACGATCGTCGAGGCAAGGAAATAGCCTTATTCGAATCTTGCAAGAAAAAGCCGCCTCGCGAGGCGGCTTTTTCTTGACCTGTGGCGAAAGCAGGGTAGTATCGAGACGAAACTTGTACATCAATTATGATTAAAATCGTTGAAAGAACAAAAAGGAATCCTCCGGAAACTGGGCTCCTTATCCGCCGCGACGGCATATGGCGTCGCGTCATTCAATTGGACGACCGGCTCGTCGAGGAGCCTTACGAAGGAGTGATCTTTCCGGCGACCGAAAAAGAGATCGACGAGCTCCTCGCGCGAGGCGTTTCCCCGTATTGGCAGGCCTTCGGAGAGGTCTTCTATGGCGTTCCCCTTGATGACATCAGCGAGACTGCCGATGTCAGGAAGATCTTCTGGAATAGCAGTCTGGGCAGTCCGGCGTGGCAGAAAGGCTCCGTTCCGAGCCTTCCTCTTCTCGCCGCCGACGTCATCGTCTGCCGGTTCTTCGAGCATCCGTTCCCGCCGGGGACGCAGGTCCCGGTCAGCGAATTGCTTGCAGGCTTTACGCCGAGCGAAAAAGACCTCGATATCGCTGACGATCCTCATAAGACGAGCGATCTCCAGGTCTGGCTCACGGCCTGGGCCGCATACCGGAAAGTCACATTCAGCGAATCGCTTCCGATGCGCTCGCTCCTGCTCGACAAGCTCAAATGCGCGCTCATCGAGCTTGAAGCTCTGGCTAGGGCAGGGAGTTCGGACTAATCGGGCTCCGAAACGCTTTCGATCGATGTCCGAGGCCGCTCCCTGATAGGGAAGCGGCCTTTTCTTAACATAAATTGACTTCAGCGTCCGTTCTGATACTATGCTCTCATACGCATTTTTGCGTCTTTTATTATCCTTAGAACATTCATTTCGTAGACGCTCTGGATCTGGCATCTCTCGCGCACAGATCTAGGCCGCCTACAAAAGAAAAATCTTATGGCAGAATTCACACGAAGCAAGCCGCACGTTAACGTGGGTACCATCGGCCACGTTGACCACGGCAAGACTACGCTTACGACTGCGATCCTCGCGACGCAGGCTCGAGACGGTCTTGCAGTAGGCAAGGCATACGCAGATATCGCCAAGGGCGGTACCGTGCGCGATGCATCGAAGGTCGTTACCATCTCGCTCGCTCACGTCGAGTACGAGTCGAACGCGCGCCACTACGCTCACATCGACGCTCCTGGCCACGCCGACTATATCAAGAACATGATCACGGGTGCCGCTCAAATGGACGGCGCTATCCTCGTAGTGTCGGCGATCGACGGCCCTATGCCGCAGACTCGAGAGCACATCCTCCTCGCAAAGCAGGTCGGCGTGCCAAGGATCGTGGTATTCCTCAACAAATGCGATGCCGTTGAAGACAAGGATCTCATCGACCTTGTCGAAGGCGAAGTCAGGGATCTCCTTACGAAATACGGCTATGACGGCGCTAACACTCCTGTTATCCGCGGATCGGCTCTCAAGGCTCTTGAAGCGAAGGACAATACGGACGAGTGGGCAATGAAGATCAAGGATCTCATGAATACGCTCGACACCTATATCCCTATGCCGGAGCGCGCTACGGACAAGCCATTCCTCATGCCTATCGAGGACATCTTCTCGATCGAAGGCCGCGGAACTGTGGTCACGGGCCGTATCGAGCGCGGTCAGGTAAAAGTCGGCGACACCGTCGAGATCGTCGGTATCAAGGACACCACGAACACGACGATCACTGGTATCGAAATGTTCAACAAGCAGCTCCAGTCGGGCATGGCGGGCGACAACGCCGGCGTTCTCCTCCGCGGCACCGCGAAGGACGCCGTCCATCGCGGTCAGGTCCTCGCAAAGCCGGGCTCGGTCACCCCTCACACCGAATTCGAGGCAGAGGTCCTCATCCTCAAGAAGGAAGAAGGTGGCCGCCACACTCCATTCTTCAACGGTTACAAGCCGCAGTTCTACGTTCGAACCACGGACGTTACCGGCGAAGTCACCCTCAAGCCTGGCGTTGAAATGGTCATGCCTGGCGACACCGTCACGTTTTCGGTCAAGCTCCACGCTCCTATCGCCCTTGAGGCGCAGCAGCGCTTCGCTATCCGCGAAGGCGGCAAGACCGTAGGCGCAGGCGTCGTCACCAAGATCAACAAGTAATTATGGCTACGGCTCCTAAAAAAGCAGCTCCGAAGAAGGCTCCGGCAAAAGCGAAAGCGGCAGACACCTCTCCTCGCTTGAGGATCCGCGTGCGAGCGTACGAGAACAAGATCCTCGACGCTTCGGTCAAGCAGATCATCGACACCGCTCTCCGTTACGACGTAACGGTTCTCGGCCCGGTCCCTCTTCCTACGGAGATCAAGAAATATACGGTGAACCGCTCGTCGTTCGTATACAAGAATGCGCGAGAACAGTTCGAGATGCGAGTCCACAAGCGCCTCATCGATATCTTGAATCCGAACGCGAAGATCATCGAAGCCCTTACGAATATGTCGCTCCCATCGGGCGTGAACATCGACGTCAAGATGATCTAAAGCAGAAACCTGCAATATAAAACCACCCCGCCGAGGCCTGGGGTGGTTTTATATTGCAGGTTTCTGCTAAGGACAGACCGACGACGTGGCAGGACCCGACGAACCCTTCGATGCGCCCATAGAGTCTACGCACCAATAAGTCGAGGTCGAGACGAGCTGCGCCGATACCGCCCATGCCGTCTGGGTTCCGGCAGGGGATGCGTAGCATGCCACTGCAGGGGACGTAGATGCCAATGCCGCTATCTGGTCGCTCATCTTCGGGTCGGCGACGAATATCGAGCCAGAGGTCGAGCATGACGAGACCGTGCCTGCCGCCGATCCGTAATTGCCCGCGCCGTCGAAATAGAGCTCCGCTTGAGGGCGAAGGGAGACGAGCTGCGCCTTTACGGCCGCGTCGCTGCCCTTGTTTCGCGCCGAATTCAACGATGCGAGCACTACCGACGACAATATGCCGATGATAGCGATCACAACGAGGAGTTCGATGAGGGTAAAGCCTTTCTTCAAATTCTTCATATCGATCAAAAAACTAATAATGCTGTGTTTTTCAGCTCGAGGATAAGTATAGCAGGCGTTTTCGGCCCTCATTTGCTTTATTTTCCCCAGTGGGGTAGTATGACCCCCACAAGAGAAGCACGGCTTCTTTTTTGATTTCAGTTTTATTTATTTGGGATATTAAGAGAGCCTACGGAGCCCCCAGCTCCGCGCTCGCGCAAACCAATGAAGAAATTCATCCTTGGCACTAAAAAGGCCATGACGCAGGTCTTCGACGCAGAGGGCCGCGCCTTCCCGGCGACGGTCCTTTCGGCAGGCCCTGTTACGGTCACGCAGGTAAAGACGGTAGACAACGACGGATATTCGGCTTTCCAGGTCGGCTTCGGCGACCAGAAGGAGTCTCGCCTCGGTAAGGCTCTTGTCGGACATATGAAGGACAAAGGCGCCGGCAATTTCCGACACCTCGGCGAATTCTGCGTTTCCGCGGAAGAGGCCGCTAAATTCAAGGTCGGCGACAAGATCGACCTTTCCATGTTCGCCGTAGGCGATACGGTTTCGGTTCGCTCGGAATCGAAGGGCAAGGGCTTCCAGGGTGCCGTCAAGCGCCACCACTTCAAGGGCGGTTCGCGAACCCACGGCCAGAAGCACTCGGAGCGCGAAGTCGGTTCGATCAACGGCAAAGGCCGCCACAGCTCGGGCCGCGTCAACAAGGGCAAGCGCATGCCGGGACGCATGGGCGGCGACATGGTCACCGTCAAGAATCTCAAGGTCCTCCAGGTCCGCCCGGAGACCAATGAACTCGTTATCCACGGCTCTCTTCCCGGTCGAAAGGGAGTTCTCGTATCTATCGTCGCGTAATCTTCACATACACGAATATGAAAAACGAAACTAAAGCAGTAAAGAAGGCGGCAGCGCCAAAGGCGAAGGCTCCAAAGGCAGCAAAAGCTTCTGTCGGCCTCGAGGCGACGATCTATAACACCAAGGGCGCATCGGCAGGCACGGTCAAGCTCCCTGAAAAGGTCTTCGGCCTTCCATGGAATGCTGACCTTGTCCACCAGGTCATGCACTCGATGATGTCGACCGCTCGACAGCCTATTGCTCATACCAAGACCCGCGGGGAAGTGCGCGGCGGCGGCAAGAAGCCATGGCGCCAGAAGGGCACCGGTCGCGCTCGACACGGCTCTACCCGATCGCCTCTTTGGGTAGGCGGCGGCGTCGCTCACGGCCCTCGCAACGACAAGAACTATGATCGCAAGGTCAATAAGGGCGCGAAGGCGAAGGCTTTCCTCACGCTCCTTTCCAAGAAGTACCGCGACGGCGAGGTCATCTTCGTCGAATCGCTCTCGTTCTCGGCTCCGAAGACCGCTGAGGCTATCTCGGCTCTTGCCGGCCTCGCCAAGAATAAGGATTTCAGCAAGCTCGTCACGAAGCCTAAGAACGCGGCATTCATCGCTCTTTCGAAGAAAGACGTCAACGTCGAGAAGTCCTTCAGGAACGTCCGCGCAGTCTCCGTAGACGAAGTGCGAAACGTCAACCTCCTCGATGTCCTCACCAACAAATTCCTCGTCATCGAGAATCCTACGGAGTCGCTCAAGGTTATCGAAAATAAGATCTAATACCATGTCGCTTTTCAACACACAAAGGAAGAAGGCCGGCAATGCGACCGCAGGCGAGGACAAGGCAAAGAAGACCAAGGCCGTCGCCGTAGTTAAGCCTGCCAAGGAGGATAAAAAGGAAGCAAAAGCAAAGAAGGAGTCCAAGGACGAAAAGCGCGCTGCAGCGGCTGCGGGCGTCGTCTTCGACAAGAAGTCGGTCATCATCAAACCCCGCGTCACGGAAAAGGCAGGCATCCTCTCGCAGTCGGGCGTATACACGTTCGATGTGAAGGTAGGCGCGAACGTCCGCCAGATCGCTGACGCTATCGAAGCCGCATACAAGGTCACGCCGGTAAAGGTCTCGACCGCTGCGGTAAAGGGCAAGGCCATGTTCGCTCGCGGCCGAAAGGGTTCGACTTCGGCAGGCAAGAAGGCCTACGTCTATCTCGAGAAGGGACAGACCATCGAATTCATATAATCTAAGTAATTATCAATCCAATGAAATCATATCGACCAACATCTCCAGGCAGGCGCCAGATGCAGACGATCAACTTCAAGGAGTACATCACCCAGAAGGATCCTGTTAAGGCTCTCACCTATGGCCGAAAGCGCGACGTAGGACGAAACGCGGCAGGACGCGTTACCGTGCGCCACAAGGGCGGCGGCCATAAGCGCCTCTATCGCGACATCTCTTTCATGTATGACAAGAAAGACATTCCTGCGACCATCAAGTCCATTGAATACGATCCGAACCGATCGGGCTTCATCGGCCTCGCGGCATATCGCGACGGCGAGCGACGCTACGTCCTCCTTCCGAAGGGCGTAAAGCCAGGCACGACCATCGTGACCGGCGTCACCGCTCCTCTCCAGCCAGGCAACGCTCTTCCTTTGAAGAAGATCCCTGTAGGCACCTTCATCTACA contains the following coding sequences:
- the rpsL gene encoding 30S ribosomal protein S12 — translated: MPTIHQLVKRNRRSLKRKSKSVALTKSFNVLKNKPRYFYSPFKRGVCIKVTTKTPKKPNSAIRKIARVRLSNGMEVTAYVPGMGHNLQEHSVVLLKGGRVKDVGLRYSVVRGVLDSAGVETRRKGRSQYGTKRPKAAK
- the rpsG gene encoding 30S ribosomal protein S7, yielding MRRKINIKRDLAPDVKYQSEKVSKLMNYIMYDGKKNQARTNVYKCFEIIKEKTKSENPLDVFEAALKNTAPNVEVRSRRVGGANYQVPVEVRPKRKDALSIKWIIDAARSKKGAPISAKLADEIIAASKNEGEAVKKRENTHKMAEANKAFAHFAW
- the fusA gene encoding elongation factor G is translated as MNRDYPLDKVRNFGVIAHIDAGKTTTSERILYYTGMIHKIGEVHEGETTTDWMEQERERGITITAAAITCFWNPTYMPKGDNSMKHRFNVIDTPGHIDFTVEVKRSLRVLDGAVVVFDGVAGVEPQSETNWRYADESNVPRICFINKLDRMGASFEKSFASILERLNKNGVRIQIPVGAEENFKGVIDLVKMKFYTFEGEMGINVIEQEIPADMQAEADKYRAILIEKIAETDDSLMNAYLEGKQFDISTIKAGLRKATLACKLFPVMTGTALKNKGVQLVLDAVVDYLPSPLDIPAVKGHHPDTGEEILRHADDKEPFAALAFKLQNDPFVGALTFFRVYSGTVEAGSYIYNSTTGKKERLSRIVRLQANKREEVTKVYAGEIAAAVGLKDALTSHTLCDENNPIVLEAIKFMEPVISLRIEPATKADQEKMGTALRKLANEDPTFRITSNAETGETLIAGMGELHLEIMVDRMKREFGVNANVGKPQVAYRETILGTAEAEHKYIKQSGGKGQYGHVKITLKPLPALIEGEKIPKNVSRYDDFEFIDSIKGGVIPGEFIPAVEKGVHEAMDRGIVAGYKMVNVSCELTYGSYHDVDSSEIAYKIAASMAFQEGAKRAKPVILEPIMKLEVVAPEKFMGDVTGSIMAKRGMIEGTNPKGQAVSIIAKVPLAEMFGYTTALRSMTSGQGSAQMEFDHYEVVPPNVEKTIVEARK
- the tuf gene encoding elongation factor Tu, coding for MAEFTRSKPHVNVGTIGHVDHGKTTLTTAILATQARDGLAVGKAYADIAKGGTVRDASKVVTISLAHVEYESNARHYAHIDAPGHADYIKNMITGAAQMDGAILVVSAIDGPMPQTREHILLAKQVGVPRIVVFLNKCDAVEDKDLIDLVEGEVRDLLTKYGYDGANTPVIRGSALKALEAKDNTDEWAMKIKDLMNTLDTYIPMPERATDKPFLMPIEDIFSIEGRGTVVTGRIERGQVKVGDTVEIVGIKDTTNTTITGIEMFNKQLQSGMAGDNAGVLLRGTAKDAVHRGQVLAKPGSVTPHTEFEAEVLILKKEEGGRHTPFFNGYKPQFYVRTTDVTGEVTLKPGVEMVMPGDTVTFSVKLHAPIALEAQQRFAIREGGKTVGAGVVTKINK
- the rpsJ gene encoding 30S ribosomal protein S10, producing MMATAPKKAAPKKAPAKAKAADTSPRLRIRVRAYENKILDASVKQIIDTALRYDVTVLGPVPLPTEIKKYTVNRSSFVYKNAREQFEMRVHKRLIDILNPNAKIIEALTNMSLPSGVNIDVKMI
- a CDS encoding type II secretion system protein; translation: MKNLKKGFTLIELLVVIAIIGILSSVVLASLNSARNKGSDAAVKAQLVSLRPQAELYFDGAGNYGSAAGTVSSCSTSGSIFVADPKMSDQIAALASTSPAVACYASPAGTQTAWAVSAQLVSTSTYWCVDSMGASKGSSGPATSSVCP
- the rplC gene encoding 50S ribosomal protein L3 — encoded protein: MKKFILGTKKAMTQVFDAEGRAFPATVLSAGPVTVTQVKTVDNDGYSAFQVGFGDQKESRLGKALVGHMKDKGAGNFRHLGEFCVSAEEAAKFKVGDKIDLSMFAVGDTVSVRSESKGKGFQGAVKRHHFKGGSRTHGQKHSEREVGSINGKGRHSSGRVNKGKRMPGRMGGDMVTVKNLKVLQVRPETNELVIHGSLPGRKGVLVSIVA
- the rplD gene encoding 50S ribosomal protein L4; this translates as MKNETKAVKKAAAPKAKAPKAAKASVGLEATIYNTKGASAGTVKLPEKVFGLPWNADLVHQVMHSMMSTARQPIAHTKTRGEVRGGGKKPWRQKGTGRARHGSTRSPLWVGGGVAHGPRNDKNYDRKVNKGAKAKAFLTLLSKKYRDGEVIFVESLSFSAPKTAEAISALAGLAKNKDFSKLVTKPKNAAFIALSKKDVNVEKSFRNVRAVSVDEVRNVNLLDVLTNKFLVIENPTESLKVIENKI
- the rplW gene encoding 50S ribosomal protein L23, translating into MSLFNTQRKKAGNATAGEDKAKKTKAVAVVKPAKEDKKEAKAKKESKDEKRAAAAAGVVFDKKSVIIKPRVTEKAGILSQSGVYTFDVKVGANVRQIADAIEAAYKVTPVKVSTAAVKGKAMFARGRKGSTSAGKKAYVYLEKGQTIEFI